AGGTCCACATCAACGGCCGACCCATCGATCCCATGCCATGGCTCAGGGAGAACGTGGAGTGAGATCAGTTCGGCTCCGGAGGCGGGCTGAACAACCGACCTACTGAGGCCGCACAGCGCACCGGGATGCGCCTTCGATGGGTGATCACATGGCGGTCGAGGGAGAGTCTGACGGCTCGCTCTCTCTGACCACGCGATCGGCCTTCTAAGGCATGACGCCCTCCTTCCAACCGGAAAAACGCGGCATCAAACTCAGCGCGGTTCAGTCCTCCTGCCGAACGACGCATGTCCTAGACAGCGCCCAAGACGAAGTGTCAGACTGCTCTGTCCTGCATGAGGAGGTTCGATGGGCGCTGAGAACGATTCTGGGGGCTGGAATCAGGTGATCGACGGGATGATCGACCGCAGGGTTGCCGGCGTACCGACCGAGCCGGGCATCTACCGGCTGCCGTGCGGGGAGTGCTACGTCGACTTCTACATCGGCCCGGACGGCTCCGAGCACTGGCTGGTGCCTGGCGACCCCGCCGAGTACACCCGCGAGTCGGTCGCGGCCACGCGGCATGGCGAACATCCGTGAGAGCGCATGCACACTCTCAATGCTGCAGCTATGGAGATCCGCCGCCGCGCGGAGGAGCACGGTGTCGACCCGGCGGTGTTGCTGGCCGAGCTCGCCGCGAACGTCGATGAGGCGAATGCGGCCGAGGAGGCGGAGATCGCGCAGATCGTGCGGGAGCGCACGGCGTCCGGGGAGAGCGTTCCGCTGGCGGATGTCGCTCGCCGGTTCGGGATCGACCTTGAGGAGCGGATGGGCCGTGATGAGTGAGTATCCCTGGTTCGACTTCGATCAGGTCGACTACGTCACCTCCGACACGCACTTCAGTCATGCCCGGATCAGCGAGCTCGCCGGCCGCCCGTTCGGCACGGTCGAGGAGATGGATGCGGAGCTGATCGCCCGGTGGAACGCCACGATCGGCCCCGATGATGTGGTGCTGCATCTCGGGGATCTCGCGCTCGGCCCGATCGAGCAGTCCCTCGCTCTGACGGCACGGCTGAACGGGCGCCGGTTCCTGGTGCCGGGCAACCACGACCGGGTCTCGCCTGCGACGCAGTCGAAGCGGGCGATCGAACGGTTCCGGCCGCTGTACGAGGCGACGGGGTGGACGATCCTTCCCGAGGTGATCGAGGGCACCCGCCGCGGGTACAGGCTGCTGGCGTCCCACTACCCCTACGCCGGGGACTCGCAAGACGCAGACCGGCACACGGCACACCGGCCCCGTTGGGACGACGGGATGCCGCTGCTGCACGGGCACACCCACGCCCGCGACCACGGCCCGAACGGGCACCAGTTCCACGTCGGCGTCGACGCGCACGACTACGCCCCGATCCCGTTCACCGTCATCGACGAGTGGATCCGCACCATCCCCGGCATCCAGACCCGCCTCGAGACCGCGATCAGTGAAGCCCGCCAGGTGATCGCCGGCTACGACAACGAGGAGCGTCCGGGCATGGGCGCGATCTTCTACGAGCAGGGATACAACGAGTTCCGCATCGTTCTCGGCGAACTCCTCGACGCCCTCGACACCTCAACGGGCGGCGCAGAACCGGCCTGATCCGGACGGGTCGTCAGTGGAGGAGGGCGTCGGGCATGGGCCGGCGGCGGTCGAGCACCCGGTTGGCGGGTGCGGCGACGCCGGGCTCGTAGGGTTGCACCTGGATGCGGACGGTGCTGAGGTGGCGCAGCAGGCAGCTGCGGTGGCGTTGTGATGAGGCGACGAGAGCCTTCTCCAGCGTCGCCGGCCGCATGCTCGTGTGGCTCCGCCGCATCCCGTTCGCCGTCTCTACAGCTGTTTTCCCCTGGGTGACGATGCGTTCGGCGACCTGGTGGAGTTGGTCGGTCGTGGAGCTGTGCATGATCGTGATGACGGCGGCCTCGAGCGCCCAGACCTGCTGTGCCAGCCGGAACCGCGGGGTGAGGAGGTAGCTGGCGAAGGACAGGTCGGTGAGCACCGTCGCTAGACGGACGATCTCCGGGTACGCGATCAGGAACACGCTGTCCTGGTCCACCGCATCAAGGCCGAACGCCGCCATGCGCTCGCGGAACCGGGGTGGGAGGTCCGCGTCGGCGGCCCAGTGCCGGATCAGGGTCGCGGCCAGCTGCAGTTCCCCGGTGGTCAGGCCGACGCCGCGTTTCCACAGCGATCCGGACAGGCACCGCTCGGCACGCATGTACTCGGGGAACCCGGTCAGGTCGACGTCGGCGCCGTCGAGATGCCAGCGGCGGTGCCGGTTGCAGACGGCCCCGCCGCGGCTGCGCACGGTCGTCTCCTCCCCGTGCACGCAGCGCCGACACGCGGCCCGCGGCTGCTGCGTGTATCCGCAGCGCCGGCATGGGTGCGGCGCCCACTCGTGGTGGTGGCAGCGGACATACATCGCGTTGCGTCGAGCGTCCCTGTCGAAGTGCCCGGCCGGCAGCCCGCCGAGGCGCTCCGCCCACGCCGCCGCGCGCTCCAGGTCGGGCCGGTACGGAGGGATCCCGGAGATCCGGGTGACGTGGATCCGCACCAGCGTCGGCGTGAGGGCGTTCGCGACCGCCAGGCGCGCGAGGTATCCGGTGACCGTCTCCCCCGCCAGCGGCCGCACCGAGACCGGGAGCGGCCGGACCTGATCCGGCGGGATCGGCGTCCTGCTCATGCCGATGCCGCAGCTGCAGGGGCCTGCTTGGTGCCGAACACCGCGTCCAGGTCGAGGCGCTCGGCGCCGGAGTCGATCGCGTCGATGGCGAGCATGTGCAGCGTGCTCGTCAGATCCCCGATGATCCCGCCGGTCGCGTCGTGCAGCTCACGCTCGTGCCGGAGGATCGCGCCGGGCTGCTGCTCGAGCAGTCCGAGGGATCCCTCGACGGCGACCAGCAGGTTCGCCCAGGCCTGTTTCGCCTTCCCGGTGCGAGGGAACTTCTGCAGGTTCATGATCTGGAAGCGGCTGCTGATCTGCCGGCCGCGGGTTCCATCCAGCAGGCCGCTGGCCTCCACGTCGACGCCGGCGTAGACGAAGGTCCCGGGGCACTTCTCGGACAGCTGCTTGAGCGTGTCGGATGCTTCCGCCATCTGCCGGTACCTCTGATTCAGGTTGTGGATCTCGTCCACGACGATCAGCTCCGTACCGCACGTCCCGATCAGCGTGGCGATCGTGTTCATCAGTTCGCCCGTGTTGTACCGGGCACGCTCGGGCAGTCCCAGGAAGTGGGCGAACTCCCCGAGCATCAGCTTCGGCGTGCACGACGGCGGCACGGACACGTAGATCACCGGGATGGCGTTGCTTCCGACCGCGCCGATGTCCCGGCGGCGGCGTTCGAACCGGCGGGCGATCTGCGTGATCGTGGTCGTCTTGCCGATGTTCGGCTCTCCCGACACGATCACGCCGAGCTTGCCGTGCGACTTGTACCGATTCAACATCAGCCGACGCAGGATCTCCGTCTCGATCGCCTTGAACTGCGCCGTGTGCACCACGCTCCCGCGAATCATGAACTGCTTACGCGCCTCCCGGTTCAGCGCCCTATCTCCCGGTGACAGCGCCTCCAGCTCCTCCCGGCGCATCGGCACCGGCTGGTCGAGGATCTCGTCGACGAATCCGGTCCATCCCTGCTTGGTGTTCATCGCCAGAGTCATGTCAGCCGGTCCCAGACGCCGTCGTCGTCAGAGAGGAGCGAGAAGCCGCCGCCGCGCTCCCAGATCACCTCATCATCGTCCGGTTCCTCCACCGGCTCCTCGCGAGCCACCGACTTCGTGACGCTCGTCAGATGCAGCGGGTCGAGGTCGACCTCGGCGGCGCGCACGGCGCGGTTGCGCTTCGCGCCGGGGCGTACCCACTGGGCACGTTTCATCCGATCGGACAGGTACTCGGCGTCCTCGCGTGCTTCCCGATCTCCATCCGCGTCGCCTGCCCATGCCTCGCGCCACACGTCGCCGCCCATCGGGTCGTCGAGCCTGTCTGGGGCGGCGCGGAACGGGACGAACTCCCCGTCGTGCTCGACCCAGACGAACAGCGGATTGTGCGGGTCGTGACGGATCACACACGGGCGGGTCGCGCCTTCTCCCCCGGCGCCGGCGGCGCGTAGCTCGGTGAGGCGGTTCGACTTGTAGACCCGGCGGTCGTGGTTGATGCCGTAATCCTGCAGCGTGCACGTCTTCGCCGGCAGCAGGCCGATGAAGTCGTCCAGCTCGAAGGGGACGTGGATCTCCGGGGCGACGCGGCGGTATGCGCGGAACATCTCGTTCGGCGTCAATGTCCGGCCGGGGAGCAGCGGGTCGATGAGTCCGGCATGCGGACGGTTCTGCCACTCGATAGCGACCCAGTCCTCCAGCAGCTCCTGCAGCTGGGCCAGTGCCAGCGTGTCGTCGGTGGGCTCCTCCCGCCCGCGCCGCTCGACGCTCCCGCCCGTGAACCCCTCGAGGTACTGCACGAAGCGGGTCACGATCGTCTCGAACGTGCGCTCGACGTGCGGTTTATCCGTCGGCGTCTGTCGCGCCGCGAATGTGAGGGAGATCCCCAGACGGGCGCACCCGCGGCTGAATGCCCGAGATCGGAAGATCTTGCCGTTGTCCGTGGTGATGTTCTCCGGGAAGATGTGCGGCTGCGCCAGCCGATGCCGGTCCAGACGCTCCTGATCGATCATGAACTGCCCCGCCCAGGTCGCCGACATCCTGCGCCGCTGCTCTCGCGCACCAGGCGGACGGTGCTCGTACGGGACCAGCACCCGCGCCAGAACACCGGCGAGATCCGCGCTGTTCGTCGCGACCGCACGCACGACAGCGGCGAGGATCGAGCGGGTTGCGACATCGTGGATGATCGTCAGCTCCGCCCGGTTCAGCCGGCCGTCCAGCAGCCGCGACGGCACATCGATCGCCGTGGAATCGATCTGAACATGCTCCCCAGGCCGCATCGACCCATGAAGACCGAACGCCCGATCAGGCTTGTTCGCCGCGACCTCCCTCGCCCGCGCCGAACCGCTCAGCCTGCCCGCGGTCGGATGCTCCGCGATCCGCCGGTATAGTGTCCGATCGCTCGGCAGATCCAACCGCTCGCCGTAGTCCTCCTCCAGCATCCACTTCACCTGATCGACCGTGCGGCGACGGGTGCCCGACGATCGCAGCTTGCCCGCCGCGCCGAGCTCGCTCAACGCAGCCGCGATCCGCGGGTCAGGCACCGGCTTACGACCGTTGTATCGACGCTTGTCGATCAGACCGAGCAGACCCTCCCGCCGGTACTGCTGGAACTTGCGACGCACGGTCGCAATCGAGACCTCCCCGACGAACCGAGACATCTCGACACGAACATCTTCCAGCAGCGACCCAGCATCCTCTCCCGTCTCGACACGCGCCTTCACGATCTCGAACTGCTCGGCCCAGGCCTCGATGATCTGCCGCTCTTCCTCTGGGAGGCCCTCCAGGAGCTGAACGTCGGCCGGCGCCGTCGCCGGCGGGCGCAGCTCATGCCAGACCACATCCGGCATCCGCAGCAACTCCTCGATCACCACCTCGCGGAGGCAGTCCTCAGCCAGTGAACGCAGCACGGCGACTCGATAGTCGACCGCGATCACCACGAAGTCCTGGTCTCCCCAGGTCAACCGCGTCCCGATCCCGGCACGCATGACTACACCGCCCTCGCCCTGGTGCTCAACGACAGCGGAGTCCGAACGTCGAAGTCCAGATCTCCCCACCACATCGCGGAGTACACCGCACCGAGCGGCTGATCGCAGGCATCCTCGAGCAGCTCCGCCCACTCCGCCAGCGAGTTCCTCTCTCCCGCGTGCTCACCGAGTCGACTCCTCACCGGCTCGGATGCCCACCGTCGGTATCGGTAACCCGACAGGAAGCGAAGGTTCCGGTGCTCCTCCACGGAAATGTCACTGACCACCGTGTATCCCCAGCCCAGTCGGTCGCACAGGTCCGCCGTGAGCGCGAACGTCGTCACATCGTCATCGCGGATATTGCTGTCGGGCTTCACATCGATGAGCACGCCACGCCCGTCGCGGTAGCGCACGAAGTAGTCCGGCGCGTGCTTGCCTCCCGACGCCCAGTGGATCCACATCGGCTGTGCCGCGATGCCGACGACATCTCGACCCCGATCGAGTCTCATCACCGCCGCACGCTCGTACAACGACTCGAACCAGACATGGCTCTCGATCGTGGCCGCCCAGTAGAGGCCCTCGTAGTTCCGCTTGTGCTTCCACGATGCCGGCGTGCGCACACGAGCCACGGACTCGAACGCGACATCCACGACATCGGATGCATCGCGACGACTCGGATCGCCGTCGCGGACGAACTCGATCTGCGCGTGTACGACCGCGCCCGAACCGCCGACAAGCTGTTGGGTCAGCTTCATGATCGCTCCGATCTCACCACGTGTGTTCAGTTGGAACGAGAACGTGAACCTGACGCGGCCAGAGTAAGACCGGGAGCACTGGCAGCCGGGAAGGCCGCATCCGCGTGTTGCAGAATCACTGGCACGGAACACGGGATCAACGACGCGGAATCAATATCAATGGCACGGAGCGCAGAATCACTGGCACCGGGCAATCGGACAGTCGGGCCGTCCACCACGGAACCTTCGTAACCAAACCGTTGCATTCGTTACCTCGCCGTTATACACTCATCGCACGGTGAATGTTTGCTGTGACATCCACCGCATGTGATTGCAGGACTCTCTTTGGTGCAAGGGACAAGGGCCGGTCGGAAGCCTCTCCGACCGGCCCTTACTGCTGCCACCCGAGGTCGGCGCGCGACAGTACGCTGAGATCATGACCGACCGCGAGCTCGCCCTGCAGGCGTGGGAGAGTCTGTTCCGCGCGCAGCACCAGCTGCTGGCGGAGATGGCCGTCGACTTCGAGGGATCGGACCTGGCCCAGGGCGAGTACGACGTGCTGCTCACCGTCGTTCGTGCTCCCGGAATGACCTCGCGACTGCGCGACATCACCGCCAAGTCGCTCATCAGCCAGCCGAGCGTCTCGCGGCTCATCGACCGCATGGTGGCGCGCGGGCTCATCACGAAGGCGATCGATCCCGACGACGGGCGCGGTGCACTGATCACCGCGACGGACGCCGGGGCCAAGGCGTTCCGTCAACTGGCGACGGTGCACGGGCGCACCATCGCCGAGAAGATGTCGCCCCTCGACGACGCCGAACTCGCGACGCTACTGCAGCTGACGAAGAAGCTGCGCGGGGTGTG
The window above is part of the Microbacterium sp. nov. GSS16 genome. Proteins encoded here:
- a CDS encoding TnsA-like heteromeric transposase endonuclease subunit, encoding MKLTQQLVGGSGAVVHAQIEFVRDGDPSRRDASDVVDVAFESVARVRTPASWKHKRNYEGLYWAATIESHVWFESLYERAAVMRLDRGRDVVGIAAQPMWIHWASGGKHAPDYFVRYRDGRGVLIDVKPDSNIRDDDVTTFALTADLCDRLGWGYTVVSDISVEEHRNLRFLSGYRYRRWASEPVRSRLGEHAGERNSLAEWAELLEDACDQPLGAVYSAMWWGDLDFDVRTPLSLSTRARAV
- a CDS encoding TniB family NTP-binding protein, whose protein sequence is MNTKQGWTGFVDEILDQPVPMRREELEALSPGDRALNREARKQFMIRGSVVHTAQFKAIETEILRRLMLNRYKSHGKLGVIVSGEPNIGKTTTITQIARRFERRRRDIGAVGSNAIPVIYVSVPPSCTPKLMLGEFAHFLGLPERARYNTGELMNTIATLIGTCGTELIVVDEIHNLNQRYRQMAEASDTLKQLSEKCPGTFVYAGVDVEASGLLDGTRGRQISSRFQIMNLQKFPRTGKAKQAWANLLVAVEGSLGLLEQQPGAILRHERELHDATGGIIGDLTSTLHMLAIDAIDSGAERLDLDAVFGTKQAPAAAASA
- a CDS encoding MarR family winged helix-turn-helix transcriptional regulator, which encodes MTDRELALQAWESLFRAQHQLLAEMAVDFEGSDLAQGEYDVLLTVVRAPGMTSRLRDITAKSLISQPSVSRLIDRMVARGLITKAIDPDDGRGALITATDAGAKAFRQLATVHGRTIAEKMSPLDDAELATLLQLTKKLRGV
- a CDS encoding Mu transposase C-terminal domain-containing protein, with the translated sequence MRAGIGTRLTWGDQDFVVIAVDYRVAVLRSLAEDCLREVVIEELLRMPDVVWHELRPPATAPADVQLLEGLPEEERQIIEAWAEQFEIVKARVETGEDAGSLLEDVRVEMSRFVGEVSIATVRRKFQQYRREGLLGLIDKRRYNGRKPVPDPRIAAALSELGAAGKLRSSGTRRRTVDQVKWMLEEDYGERLDLPSDRTLYRRIAEHPTAGRLSGSARAREVAANKPDRAFGLHGSMRPGEHVQIDSTAIDVPSRLLDGRLNRAELTIIHDVATRSILAAVVRAVATNSADLAGVLARVLVPYEHRPPGAREQRRRMSATWAGQFMIDQERLDRHRLAQPHIFPENITTDNGKIFRSRAFSRGCARLGISLTFAARQTPTDKPHVERTFETIVTRFVQYLEGFTGGSVERRGREEPTDDTLALAQLQELLEDWVAIEWQNRPHAGLIDPLLPGRTLTPNEMFRAYRRVAPEIHVPFELDDFIGLLPAKTCTLQDYGINHDRRVYKSNRLTELRAAGAGGEGATRPCVIRHDPHNPLFVWVEHDGEFVPFRAAPDRLDDPMGGDVWREAWAGDADGDREAREDAEYLSDRMKRAQWVRPGAKRNRAVRAAEVDLDPLHLTSVTKSVAREEPVEEPDDDEVIWERGGGFSLLSDDDGVWDRLT
- a CDS encoding metallophosphoesterase; protein product: MSEYPWFDFDQVDYVTSDTHFSHARISELAGRPFGTVEEMDAELIARWNATIGPDDVVLHLGDLALGPIEQSLALTARLNGRRFLVPGNHDRVSPATQSKRAIERFRPLYEATGWTILPEVIEGTRRGYRLLASHYPYAGDSQDADRHTAHRPRWDDGMPLLHGHTHARDHGPNGHQFHVGVDAHDYAPIPFTVIDEWIRTIPGIQTRLETAISEARQVIAGYDNEERPGMGAIFYEQGYNEFRIVLGELLDALDTSTGGAEPA